The following nucleotide sequence is from Halapricum desulfuricans.
CCCGCCGGAGAGCTGGTGGGGGTACTCCTCGACGCGAGTGCCCGCGTCAGGAATGCCGACCGCTTCGAGCAGTTCGATCGCTCGCTCGGTGGCTTCCTTCCCCCTGAGACCCTCGTGGATCTTCAGCGCCTCCTTGATCTGGTTGCCGACCGTGTAGACGGGGTTGAGCGACGTCCCCGGGTTCTGGAAGACGATCGAGATGTCCCCGCGGTGGCGTTCCCAGTTGTCCTCGGTCAGGTCCTCACCCCGGAAGACGATCTCGCCGTTCTCGATCGAACCGGGTCGCTCGACGAGGCCGAGGATCGAGCGGGCCGTCACGGACTTGCCCGAGCCGGACTCGCCGACCAGGCCGACCGACTCGCCTTCGCGGATGTCGAAGCTGACGCCGTCGACGGCGTGGATCGCCTCCCGCTCGGTGTGGAAGACCGTCCGGAGGTTTCGAACTTCCAGCAAAGGGTCGCTCATGCGCCACCTCCGGTGCTTGCGACCCCGCCGTCCGCGGCGTCGGACTGCGGATCGATCGCGTCTCTGATCCCGTCACCGAGGGCGTTGAAGCCAGTGACGACGACCGTGATGAGGACGCCGGGGATCAGCGAGATGTGCCAGGAGCCGGTGTTGACGTACTCCTGGCCGATTTCGATCGCCCGGCCCCACTCCGGCGTCGGCGCCGAGACGCCCAGTCCGAGATACGACAGCCCGGCGATCGAGATGATCGCACCGCCGAGGGTCATCGACCCGTAGATCAACAGATAGCCCGTGATGTAGGGCAGCATGTGCTTGCGCATGATCTTCCGGGGCGTCTGACCGTAACTCCGGGCGGCGTCGATCCACTGCCGTTCGGAGAGCTGGAGGGCCGGGCCACGCAGCGACCGCCACATGTACGTCCAGCCGGTGAACGCGAAGATGAGCGCCAGCAGGAACCCGCCGCTGTAGATGCCGTCGATCCACGTCCCGGCCAGGACCGACGTGAGCATGATCAACAACAGCAGCTGCGGCATCGCCATCACCGAATCGGACGTCAACACGAGTCCGAGGTCGACACGGCCCTTGTAGTAGGCCGCGACCAGCGCCAGCGACGTCGCCAGAAACGCGCTCAGACCCACCGCGAGCAGCCCGATCAGCAGCGAGATACGCGACCCAGCGACGATAAAGGTAAACAGGTCACGGCCGTTGGGCAGCGTCCCGAAGGGGTGATACCGACCGTACTGGTCGGTCTGGAAGGGCATGACCGTCTGGGGGTTGTCACCGCGAGACTGCGTGTTGAGATTCGCTTCCCCAACGGTGATCGTCTCGACCTGCCCCGTGTCCGCGTTCCAGTAGTCGATTTCGTGGGTGTATGAGTTGCGCATGTTCTGATCGACCGTCGTCGGGCCGAGCGTCGGGGCGAAGACCGCCATCACGACGAACATGAACACGACGACGAGGCCGAACTTGCCCCACCCGTGCGAGCGGAAGCGATCGACCATGTCGTCGCGCGGCGTCCACCGGGCGGTGCGGTAGTGGCGTCGATACAGCCGGTAGCCGACGAAGGCCCACGCGGCGAACCCGAAGGCGTAGACGTACACCGCAAGCACTCGGACCGCCCAGGCGATCCCCGGCCGGAACCCCATGAAGGTCCCGACCCAGCGCTCGCCGTTCCAGTATCCCTCGTTGGGGAACACCGCCCGCGAGAGCAGCGTCGGGACCTCGGCGGCCGCGGCGTCGGCCGTCTTCGCCGCGCCGACCAGCCGCGACAGTACCGGATCGAGCGGCCCGACGGCGGGCACGAACGCCAGCGCGTCGGCGAGAAAGCCGAAGACGAACTCCCCGAGTGCGCCGGCCTGGACGGCGACCAGCAGAAAGCCCGCGCTCGACCACGCGAGCACGCGCCAGTCCGACGGGACAGCCATCGACCACCGTGACTCCGCTTCG
It contains:
- a CDS encoding ABC transporter permease, with product MAGTTADEAESRWSMAVPSDWRVLAWSSAGFLLVAVQAGALGEFVFGFLADALAFVPAVGPLDPVLSRLVGAAKTADAAAAEVPTLLSRAVFPNEGYWNGERWVGTFMGFRPGIAWAVRVLAVYVYAFGFAAWAFVGYRLYRRHYRTARWTPRDDMVDRFRSHGWGKFGLVVVFMFVVMAVFAPTLGPTTVDQNMRNSYTHEIDYWNADTGQVETITVGEANLNTQSRGDNPQTVMPFQTDQYGRYHPFGTLPNGRDLFTFIVAGSRISLLIGLLAVGLSAFLATSLALVAAYYKGRVDLGLVLTSDSVMAMPQLLLLIMLTSVLAGTWIDGIYSGGFLLALIFAFTGWTYMWRSLRGPALQLSERQWIDAARSYGQTPRKIMRKHMLPYITGYLLIYGSMTLGGAIISIAGLSYLGLGVSAPTPEWGRAIEIGQEYVNTGSWHISLIPGVLITVVVTGFNALGDGIRDAIDPQSDAADGGVASTGGGA